The sequence TGtttatttgatatcataaatattgATACTTTTTTATTTATAATTGGTCAGACTTCATCTACTAAAACAAAACATGTCACTATGTGTATTCTTTTTAGGATGGGGGAAGTACTGATAATGGCTCCCTTGGTCACCATGGCACGAtaagactgactccaacaaCGACATGCAAATGCAAAAATGCGCTATGCACAGTGCTTTTGCATTGAAAAACAGGCTCTAACAAACAGCGCAAACGAGATAGGCATtttgcctccgcctcgctccgtGACCCAAAACTGCATCACCTCTCTCTACCGAGGCAaatctttcctccctctctctctcctccgtcCGGCCGCTCCCTGCTCCCCAGCCGTGCTCGCCGGGGCGTGCGCGAGCTTCGGGGCGCCTGCGAGCTCCGCCGCAGGCCTCGCCACTGCCTCCTCCCGACGGTGTGGGGCTCGCCAGTGGTCCTCAGCTCGCCGGCCTTGGTGACTGCGGGGACAAAGGGAGGGCCCGCCCcctgcgccaccgcggcggccgccgaggccgcggccggTAGCGAGAAGCAGAGCTCGAGCGTGCGGCACTGCAGCGGGTGCGCACCACCGGCGTGGGCCCCCTCCTCAACTCTGGCGGGCGCGGCCCCTTCCCTGCGCGGATCGAGCAGCTCCGGCCACAGAACAATTGCAGACTAGAGCAGAGCAGCGGCCAGCGGAGCAGATCAGATGGCGCGTGCTCGACCGGATCCGTGTCTCGCCGCCACCCGATTCCGCGCTCCCGCTCCGATTCCCACACAATGATCTGCTCAAACAAGGAACTGATTCGCGAATTAAGGAAACAAAGCTTAATTCCCTCCAGCGGAAGGCATGCATACATACCTGCCCGTGCCTGATGAGCTCCTCCCTGAACCCCGCGTCGCACACGGCGGCGCGCCGGACCAGAACCATGGCGAAGGAACCTAGCAACAGGGCCAATACCGTGGCCCTGACGGTGGTCTCGGCCAGCACGCGGAACACCGGGGACGCCTCGCCGTAGCTGTAGGCCGCGACGGTCACGGCGGCCGCGCCCGTCGCAGCGAACCCGACCCACAGGCTGGCCAGGCCCAGGAGCATGAGCGCCTTCGCCGCGGCGAGGTCGGGGCGcctgggcggcgacggcgctgcgGCGATGACGGCAGCGACGTCCATGGCCCACGACGGAACCCAAGCTTCCGGCAGCGTCGTCGTCTCCAA comes from Panicum virgatum strain AP13 chromosome 4K, P.virgatum_v5, whole genome shotgun sequence and encodes:
- the LOC120703707 gene encoding uncharacterized protein LOC120703707 gives rise to the protein MDVAAVIAAAPSPPRRPDLAAAKALMLLGLASLWVGFAATGAAAVTVAAYSYGEASPVFRVLAETTVRATVLALLLGSFAMVLVRRAAVCDAGFREELIRHGQIIVWESERERGIGWRRDTDPVEHAPSDLLRWPLLCSSLQLFCGRSCSIRAGKGPRPPELRRGPTPVVRTRCSAARSSSASRYRPRPRRPPRWRRGRALPLSPQSPRPAS